The Xanthomonas sontii genome contains a region encoding:
- a CDS encoding 1-acyl-sn-glycerol-3-phosphate acyltransferase has product MPQAGMPSRMAWAVWNALQLVFTLAHTALGIVVALVLLRLTGPRLPLRMGARFWAPVLLFGAGARLQVEGRERVDWSRNHLFVSNHQSIIDICALFMALPVPLRFLLKDEMLKVPFVNWYARATGMLFLDRDSRRAGAMMRREAAALLRRGQDLCLFPEGTRSRSGALAEFKAGLLQAAIDAGVDVVPVALDGAGKVLPPTSLFRVRPGVIRVRIGTPIRVNGEDGPLNRQEVTQRAHQAVRAMLEPRI; this is encoded by the coding sequence TTGCCGCAGGCTGGGATGCCTTCGCGCATGGCCTGGGCCGTGTGGAACGCCCTGCAGTTGGTATTCACCCTGGCGCACACCGCGCTGGGCATCGTCGTCGCACTGGTGCTGCTGCGGCTGACCGGGCCGCGCCTGCCGCTGCGCATGGGCGCGCGGTTCTGGGCGCCGGTGTTGCTGTTCGGCGCCGGGGCGCGGCTGCAGGTGGAGGGCCGCGAGCGGGTGGACTGGTCGCGCAACCACCTGTTCGTCAGCAACCACCAGTCGATCATCGACATCTGCGCGCTGTTCATGGCGCTGCCGGTGCCGCTGCGCTTCCTGCTCAAGGACGAGATGCTGAAGGTGCCGTTCGTGAACTGGTATGCGCGCGCGACCGGCATGCTGTTCCTGGACCGCGACAGCCGCCGCGCCGGGGCGATGATGCGGCGCGAGGCGGCGGCGCTGCTGCGCCGTGGCCAGGACCTGTGCCTGTTCCCGGAAGGCACCCGCAGCCGCAGCGGCGCGCTGGCCGAGTTCAAGGCCGGGCTGCTGCAGGCCGCGATCGACGCCGGGGTGGACGTGGTGCCGGTGGCGCTGGACGGGGCGGGCAAGGTGCTGCCGCCGACCAGCCTGTTCCGGGTCCGGCCCGGCGTCATCCGGGTGCGGATCGGCACGCCGATCCGGGTGAACGGCGAGGACGGCCCGCTGAACCGCCAGGAAGTGACCCAGCGCGCGCACCAGGCCGTCCGTGCCATGCTCGAACCCAGGATATGA
- the xanC gene encoding xanthomonadin biosynthesis acyl carrier protein XanC, whose amino-acid sequence MSSQTAAERELAELLVESLNLEDVQPGDIDPEAPLFNTGLGLDSIDALELALAISKRYGFQLRSDNDENRRIFASLRALSAHVEANKTS is encoded by the coding sequence ATGTCTTCGCAAACCGCCGCCGAACGTGAACTGGCCGAGCTGCTGGTCGAGAGCCTGAACCTGGAAGACGTCCAGCCCGGCGACATCGATCCGGAGGCGCCGCTGTTCAATACCGGCCTGGGGCTGGACTCGATCGACGCCCTGGAACTGGCGCTGGCGATCAGCAAGCGCTACGGCTTCCAGCTGCGCTCGGACAACGACGAGAACCGCCGTATCTTCGCCTCGCTGCGCGCGCTGTCGGCGCATGTCGAAGCCAACAAGACCAGCTGA
- a CDS encoding NAD(P)/FAD-dependent oxidoreductase → MTSAAVASPPPTARDAAADTPDVLVIGGGPAGCAAAIVLAQRGWRVTVLEKDHHPRFHIGESLLPMNMPILQRLGVLDQVRAIGVLKLGADFPNDAGGYNTFRFAHALGAQSDFALQVPRADFDRVLFAQARAVGADVHEGVRVEAVQLDGETPTVQARGADGVRHYRPRYLIDASGRDTFLGNTLKLKRANPRHQSAALFSHFRGVARRPGEDAGNISIYRHAHGWMWLIPLPDDVMSVGAVCDPEYMKTRKGCDSETFLLRTLALNPDVVARMAGAQRVAPVHATGNYAYECTRMSGPRWLMLGDAYAFVDPMFSSGVYLAMHSAERGASVVDAALRDPASEARLQRRLERHLRGGLDEFKWFIYRFTSPTMRELFAQPRNVLQVEQAVVAMLAGDVFDNRAVLRRLRVFRAIYALSAVAMLPRAWRAWRHRRRQAREQFHGDTLHGDTP, encoded by the coding sequence ATGACGTCCGCCGCTGTTGCTTCCCCTCCCCCCACCGCACGCGACGCCGCGGCAGACACGCCCGACGTGCTGGTGATCGGCGGGGGGCCGGCCGGCTGCGCGGCGGCGATCGTGCTGGCGCAACGCGGCTGGCGGGTGACGGTGCTGGAAAAGGACCACCACCCGCGCTTCCACATCGGCGAATCGCTGCTGCCGATGAACATGCCGATCCTGCAGCGGCTGGGCGTGCTCGACCAGGTGCGGGCGATCGGCGTGCTCAAGCTCGGCGCCGATTTCCCCAACGATGCCGGCGGCTACAACACCTTCCGTTTCGCGCACGCGCTGGGCGCGCAGTCCGACTTCGCGCTGCAGGTGCCGCGCGCCGACTTCGACCGGGTGCTGTTCGCGCAGGCGCGTGCGGTCGGCGCCGACGTGCACGAGGGCGTCCGCGTCGAGGCGGTGCAGCTGGACGGCGAGACGCCGACGGTGCAGGCACGCGGCGCCGACGGCGTGCGCCACTACCGGCCGCGCTACCTGATCGACGCCAGCGGCCGCGACACCTTCCTCGGCAACACGCTCAAGCTCAAGCGCGCCAATCCGCGGCACCAGTCGGCGGCGCTGTTCAGCCATTTCCGCGGCGTGGCGCGGCGCCCCGGCGAGGACGCCGGCAACATCAGCATCTATCGCCACGCGCACGGCTGGATGTGGCTGATCCCGCTGCCCGACGACGTGATGAGCGTGGGCGCGGTGTGCGACCCGGAGTACATGAAGACCCGCAAGGGCTGCGACAGCGAGACGTTCCTGCTGCGCACGCTGGCGCTGAATCCGGACGTGGTGGCGCGCATGGCCGGCGCGCAGCGCGTGGCGCCGGTGCATGCCACCGGCAACTACGCCTACGAATGCACGCGCATGAGCGGCCCGCGCTGGCTGATGCTCGGCGACGCCTACGCCTTCGTCGACCCGATGTTCTCCTCCGGCGTGTACCTGGCCATGCACAGCGCCGAGCGCGGCGCGTCCGTGGTCGACGCGGCGCTGCGCGACCCGGCCAGCGAGGCGCGGCTGCAGCGGCGCCTGGAGCGGCACCTGCGCGGCGGCCTGGACGAGTTCAAGTGGTTCATCTACCGCTTCACCTCGCCGACCATGCGCGAGCTGTTCGCGCAGCCGCGCAACGTGCTGCAGGTGGAACAGGCGGTGGTGGCGATGCTCGCCGGCGACGTCTTCGACAACCGTGCGGTGCTGCGCCGCCTGCGCGTGTTCCGCGCCATCTATGCGCTGTCCGCGGTGGCGATGCTGCCGCGGGCCTGGCGCGCCTGGCGCCACCGCCGCCGCCAGGCCCGCGAACAGTTCCACGGCGACACCTTGCACGGAGATACACCATGA
- a CDS encoding pteridine-dependent deoxygenase, which yields MSRPHLQFPHHTQGHPQLQVDYVAETDPGRVLAEDRVLAVFGFGETAPYHEDPRYLRVPLQPHGPRMLEVWRTDAPVHSGRDGAIAWASDGRLQFGVIEIDERQVDLDIEEAAALAYAQISAFVAGSATPRLLRIWNYLDAITLGSGDRERYRRFCVGRARGLGDFDATQLPAATAVGRCDDARVMQIYWLAAAQAGTPLENPRQVSAYRYPRQYGPQPPSFARAMLPPAGSDMPLLLSGTASVVGHASMHQGQLLAQLEETFANFDALLAAAREHAPDLPPQFGDGTRLKVYVREPGDLPLVADALDARFGERVPRLLLHAVICRDELAVEIDGVHG from the coding sequence ATGAGCCGCCCGCACCTGCAGTTTCCGCACCACACGCAGGGCCATCCGCAGTTGCAGGTGGACTACGTCGCCGAGACCGATCCGGGCCGGGTGCTGGCCGAGGACCGGGTGCTGGCGGTGTTCGGCTTCGGCGAGACCGCGCCCTACCACGAGGACCCGCGCTACCTGCGCGTGCCGCTGCAACCGCACGGCCCGCGCATGCTCGAGGTGTGGCGCACCGACGCCCCGGTGCACAGCGGCCGCGACGGCGCCATCGCCTGGGCCAGCGACGGCCGCCTGCAGTTCGGCGTCATAGAGATCGACGAGCGCCAGGTCGACCTGGACATCGAGGAAGCCGCCGCGCTCGCCTACGCGCAGATCAGCGCCTTCGTCGCCGGCAGCGCCACCCCGCGCCTGCTGCGCATCTGGAACTACCTCGACGCGATCACCCTGGGCAGCGGCGACCGCGAGCGCTACCGGCGCTTCTGCGTCGGCCGCGCGCGCGGGCTGGGCGATTTCGACGCCACCCAGCTGCCGGCGGCGACCGCAGTGGGCCGCTGCGACGATGCGCGGGTGATGCAGATCTACTGGCTGGCCGCCGCGCAGGCCGGCACCCCGCTGGAGAACCCGCGCCAGGTCAGCGCCTACCGCTACCCGCGCCAGTACGGCCCGCAGCCGCCCAGCTTCGCCCGCGCCATGCTGCCGCCGGCCGGCAGCGACATGCCGCTGCTGCTGTCGGGCACCGCCAGCGTGGTCGGCCACGCCTCCATGCATCAGGGCCAGTTGCTGGCGCAGTTGGAGGAAACCTTCGCCAACTTCGACGCCCTGCTGGCGGCCGCGCGCGAACACGCCCCGGACCTGCCGCCGCAGTTCGGCGACGGCACCCGCCTGAAGGTCTACGTGCGCGAGCCCGGCGACCTGCCGCTGGTCGCCGATGCCCTCGATGCCCGCTTCGGCGAGCGCGTGCCGCGCCTGCTGCTGCACGCGGTGATCTGCCGCGACGAACTGGCGGTGGAGATCGACGGCGTGCATGGTTGA
- a CDS encoding AAA family ATPase, whose translation MVERQRKIVLVSGAPGAGKTTLAVPLAAHLGFPLFCKDFIKETLTDALGDGGGDLAASRRLGGAAMEMLWSLAQRSPHAVLEANFRPRSDYERGRIAALQARLVEVHCHCGHDETLRRFRARAATGTQHAAHPLRELTPDLLADYPGPIGLGTVIDVDTRMPVDLPHLFAQVAAALS comes from the coding sequence ATGGTTGAGCGGCAACGCAAGATCGTCCTGGTGTCCGGCGCCCCAGGCGCCGGCAAGACCACGCTGGCGGTCCCGCTGGCGGCGCACCTGGGCTTTCCGCTGTTCTGCAAGGATTTCATCAAGGAGACGCTGACCGACGCCCTGGGCGATGGCGGCGGCGATCTCGCCGCGTCGCGCCGTCTCGGCGGCGCGGCGATGGAGATGCTCTGGTCGCTGGCGCAGCGCAGTCCGCACGCGGTGCTGGAAGCCAACTTCCGACCGCGCAGCGACTACGAGCGCGGCAGGATCGCCGCACTGCAGGCGAGGCTGGTGGAAGTCCATTGCCACTGCGGCCATGACGAGACCCTGCGCCGCTTCCGCGCGCGCGCCGCGACGGGCACGCAGCATGCGGCGCACCCCCTGCGGGAACTGACGCCCGACCTGCTTGCCGACTATCCCGGCCCGATCGGCCTGGGGACGGTGATCGACGTGGACACCCGCATGCCGGTGGATCTGCCGCACCTGTTCGCGCAGGTCGCCGCCGCGCTTTCCTGA
- a CDS encoding XVIPCD domain-containing protein, which yields MPLTPQAQAVITDFGSQPSVSPDHVRNLRAIIEASPALVDQLNDAVRQGQVSRIVPLTNPNAGGEYDSENKAVRVPLARLQASPSGRAPNAGELTYVLGHELQHGANAADTKRALTEFAAGVSAISQRQSPRDYTEPLASLLVQNRRDEAGAQIAAWNAMVSRVRTANPNATLEDIYNEQPGRMADFIDKSGARPHFDYTLKPNLSINADMTMPQSPANLEGMGQNFFDKASEISKLGALGNSDYANYYAANPVSHIAQVEHRQHPPQPGNDTPQIALNLSRLHLRESLLEENGLDLGRDRRPLPYFDSSTQPPVAGLLQHTADTHRHVSPLANGLPEPSTLPAQGAEAHRSDDPSLPGHPDHALLEQIRAGMRRVDADLGKAYDHDSERLSRSLLAACKDNRDMYPGTAGYSLSGNALERVDHVVLGKTGNLIAVQGALDDPAMKRAVVPVEQALATPVEQSDQKLAQANQALGQEQQRTTQPELDRHLAAPTR from the coding sequence ATGCCACTCACGCCACAAGCTCAAGCTGTCATTACCGACTTTGGTAGCCAGCCAAGTGTCAGTCCTGATCACGTGCGGAATCTGCGCGCGATCATCGAAGCATCGCCCGCCTTGGTCGATCAGCTAAACGACGCTGTACGTCAGGGCCAAGTGTCACGCATCGTTCCGCTGACCAATCCCAATGCTGGCGGCGAGTACGATTCTGAAAACAAGGCTGTGCGGGTCCCATTGGCCAGGCTTCAAGCATCGCCGTCTGGGCGGGCACCCAACGCGGGCGAACTCACCTATGTCCTGGGACATGAGTTGCAGCATGGCGCCAATGCCGCGGACACCAAGCGAGCACTCACCGAATTTGCCGCTGGCGTTTCCGCAATCTCACAGCGACAAAGTCCACGCGACTACACCGAACCTCTGGCGTCTCTCCTTGTACAGAATCGCCGCGATGAAGCCGGAGCCCAGATCGCCGCCTGGAATGCGATGGTCAGCAGGGTCCGCACGGCGAATCCGAACGCAACCCTTGAAGATATATACAACGAACAGCCAGGACGTATGGCTGATTTCATCGACAAGTCGGGCGCGCGACCTCACTTCGACTACACGCTCAAGCCGAATCTAAGCATCAATGCGGATATGACGATGCCCCAGAGTCCGGCCAATTTGGAGGGAATGGGGCAGAATTTTTTCGACAAGGCTTCCGAGATCAGCAAGCTCGGTGCTCTCGGCAACTCCGATTATGCCAACTACTACGCTGCCAATCCGGTCAGCCACATCGCCCAGGTCGAGCACCGGCAACATCCGCCACAACCCGGCAACGACACCCCGCAGATCGCGCTGAACCTGTCGCGACTGCATCTGCGCGAGTCGCTGCTGGAAGAGAACGGGCTGGATCTTGGAAGGGACCGGCGTCCTCTGCCGTACTTCGACAGCAGCACGCAGCCGCCGGTCGCGGGACTGCTGCAGCACACCGCCGATACCCATCGGCACGTGTCGCCCCTGGCCAACGGGTTACCCGAACCTTCGACGCTTCCCGCGCAAGGCGCCGAGGCGCACCGGAGCGATGATCCGTCGCTGCCGGGGCATCCGGATCACGCGTTGCTGGAACAGATCCGCGCAGGCATGCGCAGGGTCGACGCAGACCTGGGCAAGGCCTACGACCACGACAGCGAGCGGCTCAGCCGCAGCCTGCTGGCGGCCTGCAAGGACAACCGCGACATGTATCCGGGCACGGCCGGCTATTCGTTGTCGGGCAATGCGCTGGAGCGGGTCGACCACGTGGTGTTGGGGAAGACCGGGAACCTGATCGCCGTGCAGGGCGCACTGGACGACCCGGCGATGAAGCGCGCGGTCGTTCCGGTGGAGCAGGCGTTGGCCACGCCGGTGGAGCAGTCGGACCAGAAACTGGCGCAGGCCAATCAGGCGCTGGGGCAGGAGCAGCAGCGCACCACACAGCCGGAATTGGACCGTCACCTGGCCGCGCCGACGCGTTAG
- a CDS encoding AMP-binding protein, which produces MSAVSSEIPAAPLLHPLAVGDAQRPLAFANGEHIDLATFLGHVRGLAAVLPAGRHALNLCEDRYRFMVAFCAVALRGQTSLLPSSRAPAVVAEVQRTHADCYCLGDLALAEPPPRYWQLPDALPSLDGPMPQLADDALVAIGFTSGSTGAPKPNPKTWGSFLTSTRQDLLALVGLWPDTAVPQVVATVPPQHMYGMELSILLPLVTPLAVHAGRPFFPEDVARALAQLPAPRLLVTTPVHLRALVESGVALPPLAGIVSATAPLAQELAAAAEARFGGQVREMFGSTETCVFASRRTACEAPWTPLPGVRVAPQPDGTLVHAPHLPQPVLLADLMEVDADGRFQVRGRQADLLEIAGKRASLADLTRRLLALPGVVDGAMLQLDPEPGQAVGRIAAVVVAPTLDEATILAALRRELDPVFLPRRLRLLDALPRNETGKLPRDRLLALLAARED; this is translated from the coding sequence ATGTCCGCCGTTTCTTCCGAGATTCCCGCCGCGCCCCTGTTGCATCCGCTCGCCGTCGGCGACGCGCAGCGTCCGCTGGCCTTCGCCAACGGCGAACACATCGACCTGGCCACCTTCCTTGGCCACGTGCGCGGCCTGGCCGCAGTGCTGCCGGCCGGCCGGCACGCGCTGAACCTGTGCGAGGACCGCTACCGCTTCATGGTCGCGTTCTGCGCGGTGGCGCTGCGCGGGCAGACCTCGCTGCTGCCGTCCTCGCGCGCGCCGGCGGTGGTGGCCGAGGTGCAGCGCACCCATGCCGACTGCTACTGCCTGGGCGACCTGGCGCTGGCCGAGCCGCCGCCGCGCTACTGGCAGTTGCCGGACGCGCTGCCGTCGCTGGACGGGCCGATGCCGCAGCTGGCCGACGACGCGCTGGTGGCGATCGGCTTCACCTCCGGCAGCACCGGCGCGCCCAAGCCCAATCCCAAGACCTGGGGCAGCTTCCTCACCAGCACCCGCCAGGACCTGCTGGCGCTAGTCGGGCTGTGGCCGGACACGGCGGTGCCGCAGGTGGTGGCGACGGTGCCGCCGCAGCACATGTACGGCATGGAGCTGTCAATCCTGCTGCCGCTGGTGACGCCGCTGGCGGTGCACGCCGGGCGCCCGTTCTTTCCCGAGGACGTGGCCCGCGCGCTAGCGCAGCTGCCGGCGCCGCGGCTGCTGGTGACCACGCCGGTGCATCTGCGTGCGCTGGTCGAATCCGGCGTCGCCCTGCCGCCGCTGGCCGGCATCGTCTCGGCCACCGCGCCGCTGGCGCAGGAACTGGCCGCCGCCGCCGAGGCGCGCTTCGGCGGGCAGGTGCGCGAGATGTTCGGCTCCACCGAGACCTGCGTGTTCGCCAGCCGCCGCACCGCCTGCGAAGCGCCATGGACGCCGCTGCCGGGCGTGCGCGTGGCGCCGCAGCCGGACGGCACCCTGGTGCACGCGCCGCACCTACCGCAGCCGGTGCTGCTGGCCGACCTGATGGAAGTGGATGCCGACGGCCGTTTCCAGGTGCGCGGGCGCCAGGCCGACCTGCTGGAGATCGCCGGCAAGCGCGCCTCGCTGGCCGACCTCACCCGGCGCTTGCTGGCCCTGCCGGGCGTGGTCGACGGCGCGATGCTGCAACTGGATCCGGAACCGGGCCAGGCGGTGGGCCGCATCGCCGCGGTGGTGGTGGCGCCGACCCTGGACGAGGCCACGATCCTCGCCGCACTGCGCCGCGAGCTGGATCCGGTGTTCCTGCCGCGCCGCCTGCGCCTTCTCGACGCCCTGCCGCGCAACGAGACCGGCAAGCTGCCGCGCGACCGGTTGCTGGCGTTGCTGGCGGCACGCGAGGACTGA
- the cydB gene encoding cytochrome d ubiquinol oxidase subunit II, giving the protein MDMATVLPVIWFGVIGFGVLMYVLLDGFVLGLGILAPFAEDEDQLDLMMNTAAPIWDGNETWLVLGGAGLLAAFPKAYAIVLSALYLPVLLMLIALVFRGVAFEFRFKARSSKYLWGWAFALGSLCAAFWQGVILGALVEGMPLQDGKYLGGVLGWFSPFSMLTGAAVVFGYALLGGSWLILKTEGAMQRIARTLTRPLVLVVVVFMGLVSAWLPFLDSRIMARWFHDGNFWWLSPVPLLVLVNALALWRAAMAQGRDARPFVLTLCFFVLGFFGLVLGIWPNIVPPGLTIWEAASPPSSQGFVLAGLAMLLPVILGYTAWSYRVFRGKITADTGYHH; this is encoded by the coding sequence ATGGACATGGCGACCGTATTGCCGGTGATCTGGTTCGGCGTGATCGGCTTCGGCGTGCTGATGTACGTGCTGCTGGACGGCTTCGTGCTCGGCCTCGGCATCCTGGCGCCGTTCGCCGAGGACGAGGACCAGCTCGATCTGATGATGAACACCGCCGCGCCGATCTGGGACGGCAACGAGACCTGGCTGGTGCTCGGCGGCGCCGGTCTGCTGGCGGCCTTCCCCAAGGCCTACGCGATCGTGCTGTCGGCGCTGTACCTGCCGGTGCTGCTGATGCTGATCGCGCTGGTGTTCCGCGGCGTGGCCTTCGAGTTCCGCTTCAAGGCGCGCAGTTCCAAGTACCTGTGGGGCTGGGCGTTCGCGCTGGGCTCGCTGTGCGCGGCGTTCTGGCAGGGCGTGATCCTGGGCGCGCTGGTGGAAGGCATGCCGCTGCAGGACGGCAAGTATCTGGGCGGGGTGCTGGGCTGGTTCAGCCCGTTCTCGATGCTCACCGGCGCGGCGGTGGTGTTCGGCTATGCGTTGCTCGGCGGCAGCTGGCTGATCCTCAAGACCGAGGGCGCGATGCAGCGCATCGCCCGCACCCTGACCCGGCCGCTGGTACTGGTGGTGGTGGTGTTCATGGGCCTGGTCAGCGCCTGGCTGCCGTTCCTGGACTCGCGGATCATGGCGCGCTGGTTCCACGACGGGAATTTCTGGTGGCTGTCGCCGGTGCCGCTGCTGGTGCTGGTCAACGCGCTGGCGCTGTGGCGGGCGGCGATGGCGCAGGGCCGCGATGCGCGTCCGTTCGTGCTGACCCTGTGCTTCTTCGTGCTCGGTTTCTTCGGCCTGGTGCTGGGCATCTGGCCGAACATCGTGCCGCCCGGGCTGACCATCTGGGAAGCGGCCTCGCCGCCGTCCTCGCAGGGCTTCGTGCTGGCCGGGCTGGCGATGCTGTTGCCGGTGATCCTGGGCTACACCGCGTGGTCGTACCGGGTGTTCCGCGGCAAGATCACCGCCGACACCGGCTACCACCACTGA
- a CDS encoding cytochrome ubiquinol oxidase subunit I — MDALLLSRIQFGFVISFHVLFPAFTIGLSSWLAFLEWRWMRTRDTVWRDLYFFWLKIFAVSFGMGVVSGIVMSFQFGTNWAVLSERAGNILGPLLSYEVLTAFFLEASFLGVMLFGWHKVPEKLHFLATCLVAIGTLISTFWILSANSWLQTPAGYAVVEGVFHPANWREVIFNPSFPYRLTHMVLAAFITTCFVIGGVSGWYLRRGEHLDAAGRMLKLAVAFASIALPLQIAAGDAHGLNTLEHQPIKVAAMEGHWHGEAKGQGVPLVVFAVPNEAAERNDYEVTIPRLGSVILTHTLDGEITPLTAVPRDERPPVKPVFYAFRVMVGLGMAMLLLALVSLFFWWRGTLLRRRALHLAWNAMLPAGFVALVAGWFVTEIGRQPYVIYGLLHTRDAVSPTLSPAMVWISLSVYVLAYALVFGFGSWYILRMLRHGPLPHEPAPRMQEGDKTPARPLSAADDDIEETR, encoded by the coding sequence ATGGACGCCCTGCTGCTGTCGCGCATCCAGTTCGGATTCGTCATCAGTTTCCACGTGCTGTTCCCGGCCTTCACCATCGGCCTGTCGAGCTGGCTGGCGTTCCTGGAGTGGCGCTGGATGCGCACCCGCGACACGGTGTGGCGCGATCTGTACTTCTTCTGGCTGAAGATCTTCGCCGTGTCCTTCGGCATGGGTGTGGTCAGCGGCATCGTGATGAGTTTCCAGTTCGGCACCAACTGGGCGGTGCTCAGCGAACGCGCCGGCAACATCCTCGGGCCGCTGCTCAGCTACGAGGTGCTGACCGCGTTCTTCCTGGAAGCCTCGTTCCTCGGGGTGATGCTGTTCGGTTGGCACAAGGTGCCGGAGAAGCTGCACTTCCTGGCCACCTGCCTGGTCGCCATCGGCACGCTGATCTCCACGTTCTGGATCCTGTCGGCCAATAGCTGGCTGCAGACGCCGGCCGGCTATGCGGTGGTCGAAGGCGTGTTCCACCCGGCCAACTGGCGCGAGGTGATCTTCAATCCCTCGTTCCCGTACCGGCTCACGCACATGGTGCTGGCCGCATTCATCACCACCTGTTTCGTGATCGGCGGGGTCAGCGGCTGGTACCTGCGCCGCGGCGAGCACCTGGATGCAGCCGGGCGCATGCTCAAGCTGGCGGTGGCGTTCGCCTCGATCGCGCTGCCGTTGCAGATCGCCGCCGGCGATGCGCATGGCCTGAATACGCTCGAGCACCAGCCGATCAAGGTGGCGGCGATGGAGGGGCACTGGCACGGCGAGGCGAAGGGGCAGGGCGTGCCGTTGGTGGTGTTTGCGGTGCCCAACGAGGCCGCCGAGCGCAATGACTACGAAGTGACCATCCCGCGCCTGGGCAGCGTGATCCTCACCCATACGTTGGATGGCGAGATCACCCCGCTGACCGCGGTGCCGCGGGACGAGCGGCCGCCGGTGAAGCCGGTGTTCTACGCGTTCCGGGTGATGGTCGGGCTGGGCATGGCGATGCTGCTGCTGGCGCTGGTGTCGCTGTTCTTCTGGTGGCGCGGCACCTTGCTGCGCCGGCGCGCGCTGCACCTGGCGTGGAACGCGATGCTGCCGGCCGGGTTCGTGGCCCTGGTCGCCGGCTGGTTCGTCACCGAGATCGGGCGCCAGCCCTACGTGATCTATGGCCTGCTGCATACGCGCGATGCGGTCAGCCCGACGCTCAGCCCGGCGATGGTGTGGATCTCGCTGAGCGTGTACGTGCTCGCCTACGCGCTGGTGTTCGGCTTCGGCAGTTGGTACATCCTGCGCATGCTGCGCCACGGGCCGCTGCCGCACGAGCCGGCGCCGCGCATGCAGGAAGGCGACAAGACCCCGGCGCGACCGCTGTCGGCGGCCGACGACGACATCGAGGAGACCCGCTGA